The proteins below come from a single Crossiella sp. CA-258035 genomic window:
- a CDS encoding AMP-binding protein, which yields MAEGARGQVFAGIVTADSHRSLPEVESAALGLAARLSAAGLSRGDRVLLSADNSADFPVALFALLHLDASVVLLDPRRHQAERARSAGMARARFALHDSADDFLPPGHAPGTTCLRIGDLTGAGNVSGGLSFANWYRRGDGLVCWSSGPSGEPRGIVRSGESIRRNIEATRRRMGYRPDDVLLPLLPFSQQYGLSLVLLWWAVGCSLKVTPLNRVDHGLTGEVMATVVDATPATYHSLLNVLERREELRAGIAAVRMWCVGGAPLAPSVAQRFRRLLGAPLLDGYGSTEAGNIALSCVDNPVGCGRPLEGVRVEIRAGEREAAAGQTGEICVRTTGLMAGYLAEDGTVAPFGQEVYRTGDLGFRDGAGNLHVLGRRAAVHRLGHTLYPEALARKARRCGRPVSVVPIEDERRGCQLVFLVADRGGHEARYWRARIEPHLAPYEQPNQLLVVDQLPEHGPLDPREGTRLLRDLLAAEAERVRADPSEPLFTERAPTAMIYGEDRNGTPLGTRDGNWPSGGRGLPANYLTHGGQRIAEPLPLSTVASEHLPGARAGRRRISQSRGGLVSVTVVRSGPLNWAQQWHWLEQQLDPEERFLSMSLTMKRACPVPEGLALADVEAALATLVDRHEALRTRYSTTEPVQSVCAAEAPVIVVRELPEEEVEPEAAIELAVELIGDEFDLDREWPYRAVVFTREAKPVVLVAFVHHISVDARGADIVAEELGELMAATAQRRSAELGEPRWHPLDQAAMEATEEYQAIAQRARAHWAKPEAAASANLLAPYCGDLPQLRTHYVIHRSRSLLAELQKVCAEYELSPFTVVTAAFAVLVAQRSGSERIAIETVISNRFDEAQAASVGCYALMGQIIVDTSGGPDLRTLLRRTWSAGLRAFRYGHFEPAVLLEVEAREVARRGLRPNAALHLNYRPHNSAAVTEDPATFPPDEVVAETWDGLCDTLYVHVNPADDVMEVGLRAGDHLLSLEESKELLAGLEGVLREREALAARLTGTATATLNPGWAKVGQDWVSLELTKETLESCPGVTQAEVLVEPGADGDRLLAHVVTEDPDLGPPELRDFLLEQLYLNPLIMAPGWYRCYAEAPPEGADWADQPVVRQGDGRHGDGTAQTPAEEALAEALAATYPEARIDLADCYAGAGGRFLDIPAVLGRLAKNGCTGISAADLMSPLSLRHIAFRLGQDTGPVEERS from the coding sequence ATGGCTGAGGGTGCGCGGGGGCAGGTCTTCGCGGGGATCGTCACCGCGGATTCACACCGGTCGCTGCCCGAGGTGGAAAGCGCCGCACTCGGCCTGGCCGCCCGGCTCAGCGCGGCCGGGCTCAGCCGTGGCGACCGGGTCCTGCTCAGCGCGGACAACTCGGCCGACTTCCCGGTGGCGCTGTTCGCCCTGCTGCACCTGGACGCCTCGGTCGTGCTGCTCGATCCCCGCCGCCACCAGGCAGAACGCGCGCGGTCGGCCGGTATGGCCAGGGCCCGTTTCGCGCTGCACGACTCGGCCGATGACTTCCTGCCCCCTGGCCACGCGCCGGGCACCACCTGCCTGCGCATCGGTGACCTGACCGGGGCCGGGAACGTTTCCGGTGGACTTTCCTTCGCGAACTGGTACAGGCGCGGCGACGGTCTTGTCTGCTGGTCCTCCGGCCCTAGTGGCGAACCTAGGGGAATCGTTCGGTCGGGGGAGTCGATCCGGCGCAATATCGAGGCCACCCGGCGGCGGATGGGATACCGGCCTGATGATGTGCTACTGCCGCTGCTGCCTTTTTCGCAACAGTACGGACTTTCGCTGGTGCTGCTCTGGTGGGCGGTCGGCTGTTCGCTCAAAGTGACCCCGTTGAACCGCGTCGACCACGGCCTGACCGGTGAAGTCATGGCCACCGTGGTGGACGCCACCCCGGCCACTTACCACAGTTTGCTCAATGTGCTCGAACGCCGGGAAGAACTGCGCGCCGGTATTGCCGCGGTGCGAATGTGGTGCGTCGGCGGCGCGCCGCTGGCGCCCTCGGTGGCGCAGCGGTTCCGGCGGCTGCTGGGCGCGCCGCTGCTGGACGGCTACGGCAGCACCGAGGCCGGCAACATCGCGCTGTCCTGCGTGGACAACCCGGTGGGCTGCGGGCGGCCGCTGGAGGGCGTGCGGGTGGAGATCCGCGCGGGCGAGCGCGAGGCAGCGGCCGGGCAGACCGGCGAGATCTGCGTGCGCACCACCGGTTTGATGGCGGGCTACCTCGCCGAGGACGGCACGGTAGCGCCGTTCGGGCAGGAGGTCTACCGCACCGGCGACCTCGGCTTCCGGGACGGCGCGGGCAACCTGCACGTGCTCGGCAGGCGCGCCGCGGTGCACCGCCTCGGCCACACCCTCTACCCGGAGGCGCTGGCCCGCAAGGCGCGGCGGTGCGGGCGGCCGGTGTCGGTGGTGCCGATCGAGGACGAGCGCCGGGGCTGCCAGCTGGTGTTCCTGGTCGCCGACCGCGGCGGGCACGAGGCCAGGTACTGGCGGGCGCGGATCGAACCGCACCTGGCTCCGTACGAACAACCCAACCAGCTGCTGGTGGTGGACCAGCTGCCCGAGCACGGCCCGCTCGACCCGCGCGAGGGCACCCGGCTGCTGCGCGACCTGCTCGCCGCCGAGGCCGAACGGGTGCGCGCGGACCCGTCCGAACCGCTGTTCACCGAACGGGCGCCGACCGCCATGATCTACGGCGAGGACCGGAACGGCACCCCGCTGGGAACCAGGGACGGCAACTGGCCCTCCGGCGGGCGCGGACTGCCCGCGAACTACCTCACCCATGGCGGACAACGGATCGCGGAGCCGTTGCCGCTGTCCACAGTGGCCTCCGAACACCTGCCCGGTGCTCGCGCGGGGCGAAGAAGGATCAGTCAGTCCCGAGGAGGGCTTGTGTCTGTCACCGTCGTTCGATCTGGACCGCTGAACTGGGCCCAGCAATGGCATTGGCTCGAACAGCAACTCGATCCCGAGGAGCGGTTCCTGTCCATGTCGCTGACCATGAAGCGCGCCTGCCCGGTGCCGGAGGGGCTGGCCCTCGCTGACGTCGAGGCCGCGCTGGCCACCCTGGTCGACCGGCACGAGGCGCTGCGAACCCGTTACTCCACAACGGAACCCGTGCAGTCGGTGTGCGCGGCCGAAGCGCCGGTGATCGTGGTGCGGGAGCTGCCGGAGGAGGAGGTCGAGCCGGAGGCCGCGATCGAGCTGGCCGTCGAGCTCATCGGCGATGAGTTCGACCTGGACCGCGAATGGCCTTACCGCGCCGTGGTGTTCACCCGCGAGGCGAAGCCGGTGGTGCTGGTGGCCTTCGTGCACCACATCTCGGTGGACGCCCGCGGCGCCGACATCGTGGCCGAGGAGCTGGGCGAGCTGATGGCGGCCACGGCGCAGCGGCGGTCGGCCGAGCTCGGCGAGCCGCGCTGGCACCCGCTGGACCAGGCGGCGATGGAGGCCACCGAGGAGTACCAGGCCATCGCGCAGCGGGCCCGCGCGCACTGGGCGAAGCCGGAGGCGGCCGCCTCGGCGAACCTGCTCGCGCCCTACTGCGGCGACCTGCCGCAGCTGCGCACCCACTACGTCATCCACCGGTCGCGCTCGCTGCTGGCGGAGCTGCAGAAGGTCTGCGCGGAGTACGAGCTGAGCCCGTTCACCGTGGTCACCGCCGCGTTCGCGGTGCTGGTGGCGCAGCGCTCCGGCAGCGAGCGGATCGCCATCGAGACGGTGATCTCCAACCGGTTCGACGAGGCGCAGGCGGCCAGCGTGGGCTGCTACGCGCTGATGGGCCAGATCATCGTGGACACCTCCGGCGGCCCCGACCTGCGCACGCTGCTGCGCCGCACCTGGTCGGCGGGCCTGCGGGCGTTCCGGTACGGGCACTTCGAGCCGGCCGTGCTGCTGGAGGTGGAGGCCCGCGAGGTGGCCCGGCGCGGCCTGCGGCCCAACGCGGCGCTGCACCTGAACTACCGGCCGCACAACTCGGCGGCGGTCACCGAGGACCCCGCGACGTTCCCGCCGGACGAGGTGGTGGCCGAGACCTGGGACGGGCTGTGCGACACGCTCTACGTGCACGTCAACCCGGCCGATGACGTGATGGAGGTGGGCCTGCGCGCCGGGGACCACCTGCTGAGCCTGGAGGAGTCGAAGGAGCTGCTCGCCGGGCTGGAAGGGGTGCTGCGGGAACGCGAGGCCCTCGCCGCCCGGCTGACCGGCACGGCCACCGCGACCCTGAACCCGGGCTGGGCCAAGGTCGGCCAGGACTGGGTGAGCCTGGAGCTGACCAAGGAGACCCTGGAGTCCTGCCCCGGCGTCACCCAGGCCGAGGTCCTGGTCGAACCCGGCGCGGACGGCGACCGGCTGCTGGCGCACGTGGTGACCGAGGACCCCGACCTGGGACCGCCCGAGTTGCGCGACTTCCTGCTGGAACAGCTCTACCTGAACCCGTTGATCATGGCCCCCGGCTGGTACCGCTGCTACGCCGAGGCACCACCTGAGGGGGCGGACTGGGCGGACCAACCCGTTGTGCGCCAAGGAGATGGGCGGCACGGCGACGGCACCGCGCAGACCCCGGCCGAGGAGGCGCTGGCCGAGGCGCTGGCCGCCACCTACCCGGAAGCCCGGATCGACCTCGCGGACTGCTACGCCGGTGCGGGCGGCCGGTTCCTGGACATCCCCGCGGTGCTGGGGCGGCTGGCCAAGAACGGCTGCACCGGGATCTCCGCGGCCGACCTGATGTCGCCGTTGTCCTTGCGGCACATCGCGTTCCGGCTGGGCCAGGACACCGGCCCGGTGGAGGAGCGGTCGTGA
- a CDS encoding AMP-binding protein, with the protein MLSVPVHLALEAAGRRAPGAPAATDHRCALDYAALAELSRRFSGWLWERGLRPGDRVVARAESSVDFLALLHGALRLGVTLVPVHVQTRPYQLLPLIADADPALVLAFDAEIPDLAGSGAKVVGINQAWGEAAHTPARAETDETVPAAPAFLLYTSGSSSQPKAVVCSHRQVNTALAAVAEQLRYRADDVVFGRLPLAFDYGLYQILLCANAGAHLVLADHATNAELLPMMRDAGATVLPVVPTLGRMAVALARRGTQVNTLRLITNTGEALTRADQVGLRTAFPNAELAPMYGLTECKRVSIRPPTAVDLPTDSVGPPLPGTQVAILDEHGDPLPRNQTGQIVVLGPHVADGYWRAPEPTRERFATCVATGRRVLFTGDHGHLDEHGELVIGGRLDDVFKNSGVRVSGSEIEAAAADIPGVRAAALVRPPGKAGPLLWAEGEIEPAEVLRELRLRLEPAKVPARCQVLPSLPTTANGKLDRKQLLARASEESA; encoded by the coding sequence GTGCTGTCCGTGCCGGTGCACCTGGCCCTGGAGGCCGCGGGCCGGCGCGCGCCCGGCGCGCCCGCCGCGACCGACCACCGGTGTGCCCTCGACTACGCCGCGCTGGCCGAGCTGAGCAGGCGGTTCAGCGGCTGGCTGTGGGAGCGCGGCCTGCGCCCCGGCGACCGGGTGGTGGCCCGCGCCGAGTCCTCGGTGGACTTCCTCGCGCTGCTGCACGGCGCGCTCCGGCTCGGCGTCACGCTGGTCCCGGTGCACGTGCAGACCCGGCCCTACCAGCTGCTGCCGCTGATCGCCGACGCCGACCCGGCGCTGGTGCTGGCCTTCGACGCCGAGATCCCCGACCTCGCCGGGTCCGGGGCCAAGGTCGTCGGCATCAACCAGGCCTGGGGCGAGGCGGCGCACACCCCCGCCCGCGCCGAGACCGACGAGACGGTTCCAGCTGCCCCGGCCTTCCTGCTCTACACCTCCGGCAGCTCCAGCCAGCCCAAGGCCGTGGTGTGCAGCCACCGGCAGGTGAACACCGCGCTGGCCGCGGTGGCCGAGCAGCTGCGCTACCGCGCCGACGACGTGGTCTTCGGCAGGCTGCCGCTGGCCTTCGACTACGGCCTGTACCAGATCCTGTTGTGCGCCAACGCCGGCGCGCACCTGGTGCTGGCCGACCACGCCACCAACGCCGAGCTGCTGCCGATGATGCGCGACGCCGGCGCCACCGTGCTGCCGGTGGTGCCCACCCTCGGCCGGATGGCGGTGGCCCTGGCCCGCCGGGGCACCCAGGTGAACACGCTGCGGCTGATCACCAACACCGGCGAGGCGCTGACCCGCGCCGACCAGGTCGGCCTGCGCACTGCCTTCCCCAACGCCGAGCTGGCCCCCATGTACGGCCTGACCGAGTGCAAGCGGGTCTCCATCCGGCCGCCGACCGCGGTGGACCTGCCCACCGACTCGGTCGGCCCGCCGCTGCCCGGCACCCAGGTCGCCATCCTGGACGAGCACGGCGATCCGTTGCCCCGCAACCAGACCGGGCAGATCGTGGTGCTCGGCCCGCACGTGGCCGACGGCTACTGGCGCGCCCCCGAACCCACCCGCGAACGCTTCGCCACCTGCGTGGCCACCGGGCGGCGGGTGCTGTTCACCGGCGACCACGGCCACCTGGACGAGCACGGTGAACTGGTGATCGGCGGACGGCTGGACGACGTGTTCAAGAACTCCGGCGTCCGGGTCAGCGGCAGCGAGATCGAGGCCGCCGCCGCGGACATCCCGGGCGTGCGCGCCGCGGCGCTGGTCCGCCCGCCGGGCAAGGCAGGACCGCTGCTGTGGGCAGAGGGCGAGATCGAACCGGCCGAGGTGCTGCGCGAGCTGCGGCTGCGGCTGGAACCGGCCAAGGTGCCCGCCCGTTGCCAGGTGCTGCCCAGCCTGCCCACCACCGCCAACGGCAAGCTCGACCGCAAGCAGCTGCTGGCCAGGGCCAGCGAGGAGTCGGCATGA
- a CDS encoding type III PLP-dependent enzyme has translation MSDPAALARRYGTPAYLYDLAQVRAAHAQLSAALPRPSTLHYSLKANPHPELVRQLAELGCHAEVSSTGELDTAVLAGVPAPDILHTGPGKTPAELRHALSLGVRRFSVESAAQLRLLDEIAGQSQVRVSCLLRVNAGRGAGGKLRMGGVSQFGIELDQLLAEPDAFRGTDFAVVNGLHLFPVSGVDDPAALLETFAISARAARQVAEAGFELAEVDLGGGFATPYLRPGDPVDYRVLRGELESLLDAELPGWREQRPRISFESGRYLVGSCGTYVCAVTDVKANGERTFVVLDGGINHLGGLSGIGRMLPTRAAAEILTSRAESSPKVPVDLVGPLCTPADVLARNLELPEVRAGDLIAIRNAGAYGLSASLLGFLSHPAPVELVLDGGTVRSASAIATVRTEVHAAQDRAGAMSGDPN, from the coding sequence ATGAGCGACCCGGCCGCACTCGCCCGGCGCTACGGCACCCCCGCCTACCTCTACGACCTCGCGCAGGTGCGGGCCGCGCACGCGCAGCTCTCCGCCGCGCTGCCGCGGCCCAGCACCCTGCACTACTCGCTCAAGGCCAACCCGCACCCGGAGCTGGTGCGGCAGCTGGCTGAGCTCGGCTGCCACGCGGAGGTCTCCTCCACCGGCGAGCTGGACACCGCGGTGCTGGCCGGGGTGCCCGCGCCGGACATCCTGCACACCGGCCCCGGCAAGACCCCTGCCGAGCTGCGGCACGCGCTCAGCCTCGGCGTCCGCCGGTTCTCCGTGGAGTCCGCCGCCCAGCTGCGCCTGCTCGACGAGATCGCCGGGCAGAGCCAGGTCCGGGTGTCCTGCCTGCTGCGGGTGAACGCCGGGCGCGGCGCGGGCGGGAAGCTGCGGATGGGCGGGGTCTCCCAGTTCGGCATCGAGCTGGACCAGCTGCTGGCCGAGCCGGACGCCTTCCGCGGCACCGATTTCGCCGTGGTGAACGGGTTGCACCTGTTCCCGGTGTCCGGAGTGGACGATCCGGCCGCGCTGCTGGAGACCTTCGCGATCAGCGCGCGGGCCGCCCGGCAGGTCGCCGAGGCCGGCTTCGAGCTGGCCGAGGTGGACCTGGGCGGCGGGTTCGCCACGCCCTACCTCCGCCCTGGCGACCCGGTCGACTACCGGGTGCTGCGCGGCGAGCTGGAGTCCCTGCTGGACGCCGAGCTGCCCGGCTGGCGCGAGCAGCGACCCCGGATCTCCTTCGAGTCCGGCCGCTACCTGGTCGGCTCCTGCGGCACCTACGTGTGCGCGGTGACCGACGTGAAGGCCAACGGCGAGCGCACCTTCGTGGTGCTCGACGGCGGCATCAACCACCTCGGCGGGCTCTCCGGCATCGGCCGGATGCTGCCCACCAGGGCGGCGGCCGAGATCCTGACTTCGCGCGCAGAATCCAGCCCGAAGGTTCCGGTGGACCTGGTCGGCCCGTTGTGCACCCCGGCCGACGTGCTGGCCAGGAACCTCGAACTCCCCGAGGTGCGCGCCGGGGACCTGATCGCGATCCGCAACGCGGGCGCCTACGGGCTCAGCGCGAGCCTGCTCGGCTTCCTCAGCCACCCGGCGCCGGTGGAGCTCGTGCTGGACGGCGGGACCGTCCGCTCGGCGAGCGCGATCGCGACCGTGCGCACCGAAGTCCATGCCGCACAAGACCGAGCAGGAGCGATGAGTGGTGACCCGAACTAA
- a CDS encoding acyl-CoA dehydrogenase family protein gives MVTRTKSLPTGERSGHDLANVVAVAAEHAAEVDSGGRFPVEALAALRASGLMGLLVPVEHGGLGGGLTDLVEVAGELGGACLSTSLIWTMHCQQVDVLVRHAQPELRERLLPRIAAGEVYLGSVTTESTVGGHLLTSESPLHAEQGHYRLTRRAPIVTGAAHADGFLIKMLASPEAAAQEVSMVYLDRADLDIEVRGAWDTLGMRGVENLELTLTGQVTDERLIGGRGKFREIAVECMGPIAHLSWSASWLGATRKVWSALLAHLRRPASKIDLRDSLTAVRVARVRAKLEAVSAYLHTVRAEVERHRAQGTSLGSSATQIHLNTLKVLAAEECLAAATAMIQLAGLDTGYRRDSPVPLERLLRDLTAASLTYSDTRLLTANGALSVLDPAVTLAGAN, from the coding sequence GTGGTGACCCGAACTAAGTCCTTGCCCACCGGAGAACGCAGCGGCCACGACCTTGCCAACGTGGTGGCCGTGGCCGCCGAGCACGCCGCCGAGGTGGACAGCGGCGGCCGGTTCCCGGTGGAGGCGCTGGCCGCGCTGCGCGCCAGCGGCCTGATGGGCCTGCTGGTGCCGGTCGAGCACGGCGGCCTGGGCGGCGGCCTCACCGACCTGGTCGAGGTGGCCGGTGAGCTGGGCGGCGCCTGCCTGTCCACCTCGCTGATCTGGACCATGCACTGCCAGCAGGTCGACGTGCTGGTCCGGCACGCCCAGCCGGAGCTGCGCGAGCGGCTGCTCCCCCGGATCGCCGCCGGCGAGGTCTACCTCGGCTCGGTGACCACCGAGTCCACCGTCGGCGGGCACCTGCTCACCAGCGAGAGCCCGCTGCACGCCGAGCAGGGCCACTACCGGCTGACCAGGCGCGCGCCGATCGTCACCGGCGCCGCGCACGCCGACGGCTTCCTGATCAAGATGCTGGCCTCACCCGAGGCGGCCGCGCAGGAGGTCAGCATGGTCTACCTGGACCGCGCCGACCTGGACATCGAGGTGCGCGGGGCCTGGGACACCCTGGGCATGCGCGGGGTGGAGAACCTCGAGCTGACGCTGACCGGCCAGGTCACCGATGAGCGGCTGATCGGCGGCCGCGGCAAGTTCCGCGAGATCGCGGTGGAGTGCATGGGGCCGATCGCGCACCTGAGCTGGTCCGCCTCCTGGCTCGGCGCGACCAGGAAGGTCTGGTCCGCGCTGCTGGCGCACCTGCGGCGGCCTGCCAGCAAGATCGACCTGCGGGACTCGCTGACCGCGGTCCGGGTGGCCCGGGTGCGGGCCAAGCTGGAGGCGGTCAGCGCCTACCTGCACACGGTGCGCGCCGAGGTCGAGCGGCACCGGGCGCAGGGCACTTCACTGGGCTCCTCCGCCACCCAGATCCACCTGAACACGCTCAAGGTGCTGGCCGCGGAGGAGTGCCTGGCCGCGGCCACCGCGATGATCCAGCTCGCCGGGCTGGACACCGGCTACCGGCGTGACTCCCCCGTGCCGTTGGAGCGGCTGCTGCGCGACCTGACCGCGGCCAGCCTGACCTACTCCGACACCCGGCTGCTCACCGCGAACGGCGCGCTGAGTGTGCTCGACCCCGCCGTGACTCTGGCCGGCGCCAACTGA
- a CDS encoding phosphopantetheine-binding protein: MEWEPGFEKILRQHLPALGAEAELPEAAGLADLGLDSLQTVDLLLELEEHYGISFPDEELSAETFATAGALWKVISGLADRS; encoded by the coding sequence ATGGAATGGGAACCCGGCTTCGAGAAGATCCTCCGGCAGCACCTGCCCGCACTGGGCGCGGAGGCGGAGCTGCCTGAGGCGGCCGGCCTGGCGGACCTCGGCCTGGACTCGCTGCAGACGGTGGACCTGCTGCTGGAGCTGGAGGAGCACTACGGCATCAGCTTCCCGGACGAGGAGCTCTCCGCGGAGACCTTCGCGACCGCGGGCGCGCTGTGGAAGGTGATCTCCGGACTCGCGGATCGCTCCTGA